In the Thermodesulfobacteriota bacterium genome, one interval contains:
- a CDS encoding NAD-dependent epimerase/dehydratase family protein, with the protein MKIYVTGATGVLGRRLVKGLVSRGHTVVGMARSPKGEDTVRSLGGIPSRAELFDSKSLLPDVEGSDVVIHAATSIPVKERMKQTDFALNDRIRREGTSVLTECAVKTGVKKLIFQNVVWVATPPDGSYFDESSPVNPNESVQSGIDGENIVLQAAEKHGFIGISLRCGFFYGSDTAHTRTIAEGLKKRKFPIIGSGNNYWSNIHVDDAASAFVTAVLEDLNGVWHVVDDGPVKVGEFLGAFSEKLGAAPPRRIPLWLGRFLAGSYAVNFFTASTNTSNKKLRAASSWTPRYPTYKEGFAQVINDWKAEGFLL; encoded by the coding sequence ATGAAGATCTACGTAACGGGAGCCACGGGAGTCCTCGGCAGGAGGCTCGTGAAGGGCCTCGTCTCCCGCGGGCACACGGTCGTGGGAATGGCGAGGAGCCCCAAGGGCGAGGATACGGTCAGGTCTCTCGGCGGAATACCCTCACGCGCCGAACTTTTCGATTCCAAATCCTTACTTCCCGATGTCGAAGGCTCCGACGTCGTTATACATGCCGCGACCTCAATTCCCGTAAAAGAGAGGATGAAGCAAACTGACTTCGCATTGAATGACCGCATAAGGCGCGAAGGGACCAGTGTACTCACTGAATGCGCCGTTAAAACCGGAGTGAAGAAGCTGATATTCCAGAACGTAGTCTGGGTCGCCACACCGCCTGACGGGTCATATTTTGATGAAAGCTCCCCGGTCAATCCCAACGAATCAGTGCAGTCGGGTATAGACGGCGAGAATATTGTGCTTCAGGCAGCCGAGAAACACGGTTTTATAGGCATCTCCCTCCGCTGCGGCTTTTTTTACGGCTCCGACACCGCTCATACGAGGACGATCGCGGAAGGACTTAAAAAAAGAAAGTTCCCCATTATCGGCAGCGGCAATAATTACTGGTCCAACATCCACGTCGACGATGCGGCATCCGCCTTCGTGACCGCTGTACTCGAAGACCTCAATGGCGTCTGGCACGTCGTCGACGACGGGCCTGTCAAGGTGGGTGAGTTTCTGGGCGCATTCTCCGAAAAGCTCGGCGCCGCCCCTCCCCGCCGCATACCTCTGTGGCTGGGCCGTTTTCTCGCGGGAAGCTATGCCGTAAATTTTTTCACCGCGTCTACGAATACCTCGAATAAAAAGCTCCGTGCGGCGTCGAGCTGGACGCCCAGGTATCCGACTTACAAAGAAGGCTTCGCGCAGGTTATTAATGACTGGAAGGCGGAGGGCTTTCTTCTCTAG
- a CDS encoding DUF2461 domain-containing protein: protein MDSDGKFEGFPKGTFDFLRDLELNNNRDWFESSRSIYEDLVLRPAQEFVVEMGDRLKTISPRVSAIPLIDKSIFRLYRDTRFSTDKTPYKTHLGMLFWEGPRKKLENPNYYVQLNKSSIFLGAGEYRFTADLLRRYRDSVVHPRRGVELKRILDEITANESYKIGGGHYKRVPRGYDPDHPNAGLLLHNGLYTYYEGALPDEIYSSRFVDFCFSILKEMSPLQGWLGRVNNI, encoded by the coding sequence ATGGACAGTGACGGTAAATTCGAGGGGTTCCCGAAAGGGACTTTTGATTTTTTAAGGGATCTGGAGTTGAACAATAACAGGGACTGGTTCGAATCAAGCCGCAGCATTTACGAAGACCTCGTCCTCAGACCCGCCCAGGAATTCGTCGTCGAGATGGGAGACAGGCTCAAAACCATATCCCCGCGCGTATCGGCTATCCCGCTCATCGATAAATCGATATTCCGCCTTTACAGGGACACGAGGTTCTCCACGGACAAGACTCCCTATAAGACTCATCTCGGCATGCTCTTCTGGGAAGGCCCGAGGAAGAAGCTCGAGAACCCGAACTATTACGTCCAGCTCAATAAATCCTCGATCTTCTTGGGCGCCGGAGAATACCGTTTCACCGCCGACCTCCTGAGGCGGTACAGGGATTCCGTCGTCCATCCAAGACGGGGCGTGGAGCTGAAAAGAATTCTGGACGAGATAACCGCGAACGAGTCGTACAAGATAGGCGGCGGGCATTATAAGAGGGTTCCGCGGGGTTACGACCCTGATCATCCTAATGCGGGGCTGCTGCTCCATAACGGGCTTTATACGTATTATGAAGGGGCGCTTCCGGATGAGATATATTCTTCACGGTTCGTCGATTTCTGCTTCAGTATTCTTAAGGAGATGTCCCCGCTTCAGGGATGGCTGGGAAGAGTCAATAATATATAA
- a CDS encoding nuclear transport factor 2 family protein, producing the protein MTDEERKSIASEYLKSLDYGRDFFHLFAEDAEVFFPNWGVARGAAEYKRLFSDLGSRVAEFTHHHAYINWIIQGDMVVAEGSSEGKLKTGESWSDSKWCDVFEIRDGKIQRLYIYLDPEYSRY; encoded by the coding sequence ATGACAGACGAAGAAAGGAAATCGATAGCCTCAGAGTATCTGAAGAGTCTCGATTACGGGAGGGACTTCTTCCACCTCTTCGCGGAAGACGCGGAGGTGTTCTTTCCCAACTGGGGAGTCGCGAGAGGGGCGGCGGAATACAAGAGACTCTTTTCCGACCTGGGCTCGCGCGTAGCGGAGTTCACACACCACCACGCTTATATAAACTGGATTATTCAGGGAGACATGGTCGTCGCCGAAGGGTCGAGCGAGGGGAAGCTCAAGACGGGGGAGAGCTGGTCGGACAGCAAGTGGTGCGACGTCTTCGAGATAAGGGACGGGAAGATACAGCGCCTCTACATATACCTCGACCCCGAATACTCGAGGTATTGA